A stretch of DNA from Nitratireductor thuwali:
CTATCCCGTTTCCGAGATCACCATCGCCGGAAACCTGAAGGACATGTTCTTGAACATGACGCCGGCGAGCGACCTCGACCGCAACTACGGCACCTCGGCGCCGACCCTGCTGATCGAGGGCATGACCATTGCGGGAGAGTGAGCCGCGTCACGCCGAACATGCCGATGACCTGACGCTGATCGAGACGGCGGCGCGCGAGGCGGGCGAAATCGCCATGCGCTATTTCCGGCGCGATCCGGAGGTCTGGATGAAGGCGGGCGATTCCCCCGTCAGCGCCGCCGATCTTGCCGTTGACGGATTCCTCAGATCGACATTGCTTGCCGCCCGCCCGGACTATGGATGGCTGTCGGAGGAGACGGTCGACAATGCGGAGCGCCTTGCCGCGCGGCGCACCTTCGTGGTCGACCCGATCGACGGCACGCGCGCCTTCATAGACGGGCGCAAGGTCTGGTGTATCAGCATTGCCGTCGTGGAAGAGGGCCGCAGCATCGCCGGCGTGCTCGACTGTCCCGCGAGCGAGGAGATCTTCACGGCAGCCGTCGGCTCAGGCGCCTGGATGAACGGGGGGCGCATCAGCGTGCGGACCGGATATCGCGACATCGCCATGGGCGGTCCGAAATCGATGATCAACAAATTACCCCCGCAACTGCTCACGCGCATCACGCCGCACGGATACATCCCCTCGCTGGCCTACCGGATCGCGCTGGTGGCGCGCGGCACGCTGGATGCGACCTTCGTCAGACCCGCCTCCCACGACTGGGACCTTGCGGCGGCTGATCTTCTTCTTTCGGAAGCGGGCGGGCAGATCATCGACGCTTCGATGCGCCGACCGCTTTACGCGGGCGCCGATCCGAAACTGGGATCCTTGGCAGCCGGAAGCGGCGACATCCTGCGCCCCATGGCAAAGGTTCTGGCGGAACTCCCGGTCTAGCGGCAACTTGTTGTTGCCTCCGGCTGCGAATGGTTTCAAAAGTGGGCTGTTTCATTTACATGACGCGAGCGTTATGCGTCGCATCCCCGAAATTCAGATGGACGAGTGGGTCAAATGGCTGAAGAAACCGAGAACAGGCAACTGCTCCACCTGGTCTTCGGCGGCGAGCTGAAGTCGCTGACGGGGACTGAGTTCAAGGACATCGATGCGCTCGACATCGTCGGCATCTATCCCAACTACCGGGCGGCCGAGGCGGCTTGGCGATCCAAGGCTCAGGAAACCGTGGACAACGCCCACATGCGTTACTTCGTGGTTCACCTGCACCGTTTTCTCGATCCTGGCGCGGGCAAGGCCGACTGATGAAAAATGAAGCAGCAGCCGCTTCAACCGTGGTTGACGTGAAAGCCGAGACGCGCAACCGCCGGCCTTTCAAGGCGCTCTGGCGGCGGATACGCAAGCCGCTGGCAAGGTCGCGCGTCGTCAAGCAGGTGGTCGCGTCGCTGCTGGCCAATGGGATACGCTTCATCTCCTTTACGAATCCCCCCGTTAAGGGTTCGCACGATCCGCGAAAGGCGATTGCCGAGCATACGCCTGCCATCGCCGCCCTCTGGCATGGCCAGCACATACTGGGGCCGACGATCAACCCGCCGAAGCACAAGCTGGTCGCGCTGTTCTCGCGCAGCGCCGACGCCGAGCTCAACGCGCTGGTGGCCCAGAAGCTGGGTTTCGACGTGGTGCGCGGTTCGGGCGGGCGCGAAGGGCACAGCGCCAAGAAGGGCGGCGCCGCCGCGCTGATCCAGCTCAAGCGGACCATCGACAAGGGCTGCAACGTGGCCATGATCGCCGACATACCGCACGGCAAGCCGCGTGAGGCCGGGCTCGGCATCGTCACCCTGGCCAAGCTGGCCGGCAGGCCGATCGTTCCCGTGGCGATCGCCACCAGCCGCCGCAGGGTGCTGGAACGGACCTGGGACAAGACGACGATCAACCTGCCCTTCGGCCGCAGCGCCGTCGTCCTCGGCGATCCTATCCATGTACCCGCCGACGCCAGCGACGAGGTCATGGAAGAAAAGCGCCGTGAGGTCACGGACGCGCTCAATCTTGCCACGCGCGACGCCTATAAGCTCGTCGACAAGCAATCCTGACGGTCTCTGATGGGCAGGCAATGAGCGAACGCTGGGCACGCACCATACTCACGACCTATCGCTGGGCAGGTGCGGCGGCATACCCGCTGGTTGGCGGCTATATCGCCTGGCGCGTGAACAAGGGCAAGGAAGAGCGCACGCGACGCCATGAACGCTATGGCAGGCCGAGCCACGAGCGCCCGGAAGGACCGCTCATATGGGTACATGCGGCCAGCGTCGGCGAGACCATCGCCGTAACCGGGCTGATCGAGCATTTCCTGGCGGCCGGCATCAAGATCGTTCTGACGACGGGCACCGTCACGTCCGCATCGGTGGCCACCGAAAGGCTGGGCGGCCGGGTCATCCATCAATATGTGCCGCTCGACCTGAAGCCGGCGGTGAGCCGCTTCCTCAACCACTGGCGTCCCGATCTCGCCATCATGGCCGAGTCCGAGATATGGCCGATGACCATTCTCGAGCTCGGCGCACGGCGGGTTCCCCAGGTGCTCGTCAACGGCCGCATGTCCGACCGCTCCTTCAAGAGCTGGCGCAAGCGCTCTTTCCTCGCCGAGGCGCTGTTCGAGAATCTGGCCCATGTCGTCGCCCAGTCGGAAGTCGACGGCGAGCGGTTCCGCAAGCTTGGCGCGCGGCCGGTCACTGTCTCGGGCAACCTCAAGGTGGATACGCAGCACCCGCCGGTGGATGCCGCAACGCTCGCCGCCATCAGAGGCCAGATCGGCGGCCGCCGAACCTGGGCCGCCGTGTCCACCCATGACGGCGAGGAAATGGCGGCGGCCGACGTCCACAAAATGCTGCGCAAGCGCCATCCGGATCTTCTGTCCATCGTCGTGCCGCGCCATCCCGAGCGTGCTCCGGCGCTGAAGGCTGAAATGGAGGCGCGCGGCCTTAAAGTGATCTGCCGCAGCACCGGCGAAGCCGTGACTGCCGGCATCGACATCCTTCTCGGCGATACGATCGGCGAGATGGGGCTTTATCTGCGCCTGACGGAGATCGCCTTCGTCGGCCGGTCGCTGACCGGCAGCGGCGGCCAGAACCCGATCGAGCCGGCGATGCTGGGGACCGCCGTGCTTTCCGGCTGCAATGTGCAGAATTTCCGCGAAGCCTATCGCCGGCTGATCGACAGCGGCGGGGCAAGGCTGGTGCGCGACACGCAGATGCTGGCCGGCGCCGTCAACTACCTTCTCAACAATGCCGGCAAGCGCGAGGAGATGATCGCGGCGGGCCGGCACACGGTGGAGGAGATGTCCGGCGCCCTGACGCGCACGCTGACGGCGCTCGAGCCCTTCATCCATCCGCTCATCGTGCAAAGCCGCCTGCAGCGCGGCAACGGCAGGCCCTGATGGCGGGCAGCGAGGCGCCGCCATTCTGGTGGGAGAAGCCCGATTGGCGCGCCTGGGCGCTGTGGCCGGCTTCCGCCATCTATGGCGCCGTCGCTTCCACCCGCATGCGGACCGCGCCGCGCGAGAAGCTGCCGGCCGCGGTTCTGTGCGTGGGAAACCTGACCGTCGGGGGCGAAGGCAAGACGCCGGTGGCGATCGCGCTGGGCAAGCAGGCCCGCAAGGAAGGCCACAAGGTGGGATTTCTTTCCCGCGGCTTCGGCGGCAGCCTTTCCAGGCCCCACCTCGTCGATGCCGGACACGATGCGGCGCGGCATGTGGGCGACGAGCCGCTGCTTCTCGCCCGCCACGCCCCGGTCGTCGTTTCCCCGGACAGGTCGGCGGGCGCGCGCCGGCTGATCGAGGAGGGCTGCGATTTCCTGATCATGGACGACGGCTTCCAGAGCGCCCGCATCCACATGGACTACGCGCTGATCGTGGTCGATGCGCAGCGCGGCCTCGGCAACGGCCATGTCATACCCGCAGGGCCGCTGCGCGCGCCTGTCGTCAACCAGCTTCGCTTCGCCGATGCGGTCGTCACCATGGGGCAGGGGGATGCCGCCCAATATACCGTGCGCCGCGCGGCGCGGGCCGGCAAGCCGGTCTACCATGCGCGCGCCAGGCCGATGAAGACGCGCGGCCTGAAAGGCGCCCGCGTGCTGGCTTTCGCGGGGATCGGCAATCCGGAGAAGTTCTACGCCACCTTGCGCGAGATCGGGGCCGAACTGGTGGCGACCAGGTCGTTTCCCGATCACCATCAGTTCACGGAGGACGACCTGGCCGAGCTTTCGGGTGAGGCGCGGGCGGATGGGCTGGCGCTGGTGACGACGGAGAAGGATCTGGTGCGCCTGTCGAGCGGCCACCGGCCCATGCGGGAATTCGCCGGAACCGTGCGGGCCTTGCCTGTGGAGGCCGCTTTCGAGACGGTCGACACGCCCGGCGCGATCGTCCGCCAGACGATAACCGCCTGGCGCGAGCGGATGCTGAAGGGCGGCTGATCAGGCGCGCTTGCGCAGCGCCGGATCGAGCTCAAGCTCGCGCGCGAGCGAGGTTTCGGCGCTCGCATAGGCTTCCTGGCGCGAGACGCTCCAATATTTCAGTTCCTCGAGCGGAATGGCCTCGCCGGAAACGGCACACCGCACGAAGGCGCCGGGCGTCAGCACCTGGAAATCGCCATCGAGATAACGCACCCGCGCCTCGCGCGCGCCGGGTCCTTCAAAACGGTTCATCGCAATCGCCTCGTCTTTGCGCTCCTGCGCCATAAAACGCCGGCGGGCCCTTGGCAAGGCGGATGTCTCATCGCCGCCCGAACAGTTTCTCGATATCCGCCAGCTTCAATTCGATATAGGTCGGCCGGCCGTGATTGCATGTGCCGGAGCCCGGCGTCGCCTCCATCTGGCGCAGCAGCGCGTTCATCTCCTCCGGCCGCAGCCGGCGTCCCGACCGCACCGAACCATGGCAGGCCATGGTGGCGGCGATATGGTCGATGCGTTCTTTCAGCGTTTCGGCGGTGTCGTGCTCGGCGATTTCGTCGGCAAGGTCGCGCACGAGTTTCGGCACGTCCACCTCGCCCAGCATGGAAGGCGTCTCGCGCACCGCCACCGCGCCGGGGCCGAAGCGTTCGAGGCCGAGGCCCAGCCTTTGCAGGAACGCCGCATGGTTGCCCAGACGCTCCGCGTCTTCCTCCGGCAGGTCGACGATCTCCGGCATCAAGAGCATCTGCGCCGGCAGCGGGCGCGCATGGATGGCCTGCTTGAGCGCCTCGTAGACGAGCCTTTCATGGGCCGCGTGCTGGTCGACGATCACCAGCGCATCCTCCGTCTGCGCGACGATATAGTTCTCGTGCACCTGCGCGCGGGCCGCGCCCAGGGGCCGGCGCAGGGCCTCGGCGGGCGCCTCGCCGGCAGCCGCCCGCGTGTCGGCGCTGACTGCGCTCCCGAATGCGCCCTCGACCGAAAACGCCGCCTGTTCGCCGGCGCCGAAGCCGCCGGCGGCGGCCATTTCGAGCGGGCGCGAGGGCGAGGTTTCCATGCGCCAGGGCTCGGGGGACCGGGCGGCGGCGAAGCGGCCGGGGCCGCCGCCATTGCTGGCCGCCGGGCCGGCGGCCGTGTTCTGGAACGCCTCGAGCATCGCCGCCGCGCCCGTCGTGGCCGCGCGCATGCCGCCCGCCTCCAGCGCCTGGCGGATCGCGCCGACGATGAGGCCGCGCACGAGGCCCGGATCGCGAAAGCGCACATCCGCCTTCGCCGGATGCACATTGACGTCGACCAGCGCCGGGTCGACGTCGAGGAAGAGCGCGGCCACCGCGTGGCGGTCGCGCGGCAGCGCGTCCATATAGGCGCCGCGGATCGCCCCGGCGATCAGCTTGTCGCGCACCGGCCTGCCGTTGACATAGGCAAACTGATTGAGCGCGTTGCCGCGCGTGAAGGAGGGGATCGAGGCATAGCCCGAAAGGCGCACGCCCTCGCGCTCCGCCTCGATCGGCAGCGCGTTTTCGGGAAACTCCCTGCCCAGTATCTGGCTGATGCGGCGCAGGAGCCCCTCGCCATCCTCGGGCACGGCGGCAAGGTCGGTGGTGCCGCGGTCCGTGCCGGTGAGCGTGAAGCGGACGGCGGGAAAGGCGAGCGCGATGCGCTTGACGACGTCGGTGATGGCCGCCGTTTCGGCCCGCTCGCTCTTCATGAATTTCAGCCGCGCCGGCGTCGCAAAGAAAAGGTCGCGCACCTCGACCGTGGTGCCCCGGTTGGCGGCGACCGGCTTCACCGGCCCCACGCGCCCGCCCTCCACGACGATCTCCGCCCCGCTGTCGCCGCCCGCCTGGCGCGAGCGCAGGCTGAGCCGCGACACCGAGCCGATGGAAGGAAGCGCCTCGCCGCGAAAGCCCAGCGAGCGGATGTCGTGCACATCGTCCGACAATTTGGAGGTGCAATGGCGCGACACGGCCAGCGGCAGCTCCTCCGCCGCGATGCCGCCGCCATCGTCGATGACGCGCAGCAATGTCAGCCCGCCGCCGGCGGTGGCGATCTCGATGCGGCTCGCCCCGGCGTCCAGCGCGTTTTCGACCAGTTCCTTGACGACGCTGGCCGGCCGCTCGATGACCTCGCCGGCGGCGATCTGGTTGATGACGTTCTCGGAAAGCTGGCGGATGCTCATGGGCCGATACTAGGCGGATTCGCCGTGGCTGCGAAGGGACCGGGGCGCGCTTTCCAGCGGCAGGTTCCGGGGGTGCCGGCGTCGGGCGCTTTTGTCCGCGTTTCCGTCCGCGTTTCGTGCTCCGCCCCTGTCCGCTTCGTCATCCTCGGGCCTGACCCGAGGATCCATGCCGTGACGGTGGCGGCGGGTGCGCCGTTTCCGGCATGGGGCGTCCGGTGCCGGAAGCGTGGGGCGCGAGGGGAGAGGGAACGGCATGGATCCCAGGGTCTTCGCCTTCGGCTCCGCCCTGGGATGACGAAGGGGAAGGCGGTGCGGTGTACCCGCCAACGCTGCGAATGGCGCGACTGCCTCGCTTCTGATGCCCTTCCGCTTGGGCGTCCTCGCGC
This window harbors:
- a CDS encoding lysophospholipid acyltransferase family protein gives rise to the protein MKNEAAAASTVVDVKAETRNRRPFKALWRRIRKPLARSRVVKQVVASLLANGIRFISFTNPPVKGSHDPRKAIAEHTPAIAALWHGQHILGPTINPPKHKLVALFSRSADAELNALVAQKLGFDVVRGSGGREGHSAKKGGAAALIQLKRTIDKGCNVAMIADIPHGKPREAGLGIVTLAKLAGRPIVPVAIATSRRRVLERTWDKTTINLPFGRSAVVLGDPIHVPADASDEVMEEKRREVTDALNLATRDAYKLVDKQS
- the waaA gene encoding lipid IV(A) 3-deoxy-D-manno-octulosonic acid transferase gives rise to the protein MSERWARTILTTYRWAGAAAYPLVGGYIAWRVNKGKEERTRRHERYGRPSHERPEGPLIWVHAASVGETIAVTGLIEHFLAAGIKIVLTTGTVTSASVATERLGGRVIHQYVPLDLKPAVSRFLNHWRPDLAIMAESEIWPMTILELGARRVPQVLVNGRMSDRSFKSWRKRSFLAEALFENLAHVVAQSEVDGERFRKLGARPVTVSGNLKVDTQHPPVDAATLAAIRGQIGGRRTWAAVSTHDGEEMAAADVHKMLRKRHPDLLSIVVPRHPERAPALKAEMEARGLKVICRSTGEAVTAGIDILLGDTIGEMGLYLRLTEIAFVGRSLTGSGGQNPIEPAMLGTAVLSGCNVQNFREAYRRLIDSGGARLVRDTQMLAGAVNYLLNNAGKREEMIAAGRHTVEEMSGALTRTLTALEPFIHPLIVQSRLQRGNGRP
- the mutL gene encoding DNA mismatch repair endonuclease MutL, whose amino-acid sequence is MSIRQLSENVINQIAAGEVIERPASVVKELVENALDAGASRIEIATAGGGLTLLRVIDDGGGIAAEELPLAVSRHCTSKLSDDVHDIRSLGFRGEALPSIGSVSRLSLRSRQAGGDSGAEIVVEGGRVGPVKPVAANRGTTVEVRDLFFATPARLKFMKSERAETAAITDVVKRIALAFPAVRFTLTGTDRGTTDLAAVPEDGEGLLRRISQILGREFPENALPIEAEREGVRLSGYASIPSFTRGNALNQFAYVNGRPVRDKLIAGAIRGAYMDALPRDRHAVAALFLDVDPALVDVNVHPAKADVRFRDPGLVRGLIVGAIRQALEAGGMRAATTGAAAMLEAFQNTAAGPAASNGGGPGRFAAARSPEPWRMETSPSRPLEMAAAGGFGAGEQAAFSVEGAFGSAVSADTRAAAGEAPAEALRRPLGAARAQVHENYIVAQTEDALVIVDQHAAHERLVYEALKQAIHARPLPAQMLLMPEIVDLPEEDAERLGNHAAFLQRLGLGLERFGPGAVAVRETPSMLGEVDVPKLVRDLADEIAEHDTAETLKERIDHIAATMACHGSVRSGRRLRPEEMNALLRQMEATPGSGTCNHGRPTYIELKLADIEKLFGRR
- the lpxK gene encoding tetraacyldisaccharide 4'-kinase, which translates into the protein MAGSEAPPFWWEKPDWRAWALWPASAIYGAVASTRMRTAPREKLPAAVLCVGNLTVGGEGKTPVAIALGKQARKEGHKVGFLSRGFGGSLSRPHLVDAGHDAARHVGDEPLLLARHAPVVVSPDRSAGARRLIEEGCDFLIMDDGFQSARIHMDYALIVVDAQRGLGNGHVIPAGPLRAPVVNQLRFADAVVTMGQGDAAQYTVRRAARAGKPVYHARARPMKTRGLKGARVLAFAGIGNPEKFYATLREIGAELVATRSFPDHHQFTEDDLAELSGEARADGLALVTTEKDLVRLSSGHRPMREFAGTVRALPVEAAFETVDTPGAIVRQTITAWRERMLKGG
- a CDS encoding DUF2093 domain-containing protein — its product is MNRFEGPGAREARVRYLDGDFQVLTPGAFVRCAVSGEAIPLEELKYWSVSRQEAYASAETSLARELELDPALRKRA
- a CDS encoding DUF4170 domain-containing protein, producing MAEETENRQLLHLVFGGELKSLTGTEFKDIDALDIVGIYPNYRAAEAAWRSKAQETVDNAHMRYFVVHLHRFLDPGAGKAD
- a CDS encoding 3'(2'),5'-bisphosphate nucleotidase CysQ, giving the protein MRESEPRHAEHADDLTLIETAAREAGEIAMRYFRRDPEVWMKAGDSPVSAADLAVDGFLRSTLLAARPDYGWLSEETVDNAERLAARRTFVVDPIDGTRAFIDGRKVWCISIAVVEEGRSIAGVLDCPASEEIFTAAVGSGAWMNGGRISVRTGYRDIAMGGPKSMINKLPPQLLTRITPHGYIPSLAYRIALVARGTLDATFVRPASHDWDLAAADLLLSEAGGQIIDASMRRPLYAGADPKLGSLAAGSGDILRPMAKVLAELPV